One part of the Tenacibaculum sp. 190130A14a genome encodes these proteins:
- the pxpB gene encoding 5-oxoprolinase subunit PxpB, with protein MLKKPTYKLFGERAILIEWEAVMSEVIIQDIIQFEELIIKVKSAELEDSIIGYHSLMLIYKEVPSKTEIEELQTLYQSKSAAIKTESTLWEIPVCYDTQFGVDLEELTKGLQLTSEELIQKHCSTIYNVFFIGFLPGFLYLGGLEKCLHFPRKATPRLQVPKGSVAIGGSQTGIYPQQSAGGWNIIGNTPISLFDVHKETPCFAKSGDKIQFVPISLFEYEKITAQKEDYQITKTLLHD; from the coding sequence TTGCTTAAAAAACCAACATATAAACTATTTGGGGAGCGTGCTATTTTAATAGAATGGGAAGCTGTAATGTCCGAAGTAATTATACAAGACATTATCCAGTTTGAGGAGCTGATAATAAAGGTCAAATCAGCAGAGCTTGAAGATAGCATTATTGGTTATCATTCGTTAATGCTCATTTATAAAGAAGTACCCTCAAAGACCGAAATAGAAGAGTTGCAAACACTTTATCAAAGCAAAAGTGCAGCTATCAAGACAGAAAGTACTTTGTGGGAAATACCCGTATGTTATGATACCCAATTTGGTGTAGATTTAGAAGAGTTGACCAAAGGATTGCAGTTAACGTCCGAAGAGTTGATACAAAAACATTGTAGTACAATATACAATGTGTTTTTTATAGGCTTTTTACCAGGGTTTCTCTATTTAGGTGGTTTAGAAAAATGTTTGCATTTTCCTAGAAAAGCAACACCAAGATTACAGGTACCCAAAGGATCGGTGGCTATAGGTGGAAGTCAAACAGGAATTTATCCCCAGCAAAGTGCTGGAGGATGGAATATTATAGGAAATACGCCTATTTCCTTGTTTGACGTGCATAAAGAAACTCCCTGTTTTGCTAAATCTGGCGATAAAATTCAATTTGTACCTATTAGTCTTTTCGAATATGAAAAGATAACGGCTCAAAAGGAAGACTATCAAATAACTAAAACGCTACTCCATGATTAA
- a CDS encoding Nramp family divalent metal transporter, whose product MIKSWFKNIGPGTLVAAAFIGPGTVTLCTLAGVNFGMNLLWAMLLSIIATIVLQEMAARLGIISQKGLSEVIREEIQSPFFRQFITVLILSAIVIGNASYEAGNISGGILGLETVFGSWLISFGGFTVNVMSLIIGIIAFALLYIGNYKFLERTLVALVLLMSISFLITAIVTKPNLVAIFKGMFIPKFPEKSLLTIIGLIGTTVVPYNLFLHASLVKEKWKTSDDLSFAKKDTIISIVLGGLVSMAIIISAAAINSSEINNAADLGKGLEPLYGSFSKYFLALGLFAAGITSAITAPLAAAYVAKGCLGWKDGLKSKRFRAVWMIILVIGVVFSSIGIKPIEIIKFAQVANGMLLPVVAGILLWIMNKKSVLGNYSNTKWQNFIGLFILTISIFLGLKSILKVFNVF is encoded by the coding sequence ATGATAAAGAGCTGGTTTAAAAATATTGGTCCAGGTACGTTGGTAGCAGCTGCTTTTATTGGTCCTGGAACAGTAACCTTATGTACGCTTGCAGGAGTAAACTTTGGAATGAATTTGTTGTGGGCAATGTTATTATCGATCATAGCAACCATTGTTTTACAAGAAATGGCAGCACGATTAGGAATCATTTCGCAAAAAGGATTGTCAGAGGTAATTCGTGAAGAAATACAATCGCCTTTTTTTAGACAATTTATCACAGTATTGATTCTTTCAGCCATTGTAATAGGAAATGCTTCGTATGAAGCAGGAAATATTAGTGGAGGTATTTTAGGACTAGAAACTGTATTTGGAAGCTGGTTAATTTCTTTTGGAGGTTTCACTGTGAATGTGATGAGTTTGATTATTGGGATTATTGCCTTTGCTTTATTGTATATTGGAAACTATAAGTTTTTAGAAAGAACGTTAGTTGCTTTGGTATTACTGATGAGTATTTCTTTTCTAATTACAGCCATTGTTACAAAACCGAATTTAGTAGCGATTTTTAAAGGAATGTTCATTCCTAAATTTCCTGAGAAAAGTTTACTCACAATTATTGGATTAATTGGTACAACGGTAGTGCCATATAATTTATTTTTACATGCCTCTTTGGTAAAAGAAAAATGGAAAACATCGGATGATTTATCCTTTGCAAAAAAAGATACAATTATTTCTATTGTCTTAGGAGGGTTGGTTTCTATGGCCATTATCATATCAGCAGCAGCAATCAATTCTTCAGAAATTAATAATGCAGCCGATTTAGGGAAGGGACTTGAGCCTTTATATGGAAGTTTTTCGAAATACTTCTTAGCATTAGGATTGTTTGCAGCAGGAATTACCTCAGCAATCACTGCGCCTCTAGCGGCAGCCTATGTAGCTAAAGGATGTTTAGGATGGAAAGATGGATTAAAATCAAAACGCTTTCGAGCTGTATGGATGATTATTTTGGTTATTGGAGTAGTGTTTTCCTCTATTGGAATTAAACCTATTGAAATTATCAAATTTGCCCAAGTAGCGAACGGAATGTTATTACCAGTTGTTGCTGGAATCTTATTATGGATTATGAACAAGAAATCGGTATTAGGAAATTATAGTAATACCAAATGGCAAAACTTTATAGGGTTGTTTATTTTAACGATAAGTATATTCTTAGGATTGAAAAGTATTTTAAAAGTATTTAATGTATTCTAA
- a CDS encoding sodium-translocating pyrophosphatase encodes MEQNIMYVPIILALLGLVFMYVKMVWVKKQDAGNDKMQSISKSIKEGALAFLSAEYRLLLIFAIIASVALFIISYIVPTTHWMIVPAFIIGAIFSALAGNIGMRIATDANARTAEAAKTSLPKALQVSFGGGTVMGLGVAGLAVLGLSLFFMFFVNMFITGEGSFYNEMTIALEALAGFSLGAESIALFARVGGGIYTKAADVGADLVGKVEAGIPEDDPRNPATIADNVGDNVGDVAGMGADLFGSYVATVLAAMVLGNYLIRDMSANGAFTDAFSNMGPILLPLVIAGVGVLASILGTFLVKIKDNTAKEAQVQSALDLGNWVSIGLTLIASFFLIKWMLPETMQMSFFGEGLRDVSSMNVFYAACIGLAVGALISIVTAYYTSLGKKPVLDIVQNSSTGAATNIIAGLAVGMKSTFLSVILFAAAIYGSYALAGFYGVALAASAMMATTAMQLAIDAFGPIADNAGGVAEMSELEDHVRERTDILDSVGNTTAAVGKGFAIASAALTALALFAAYVTFTGIDGINIFKADVLAMLFVGGMIPVIFSALAMESVGKAAMEMVQEVRRQFREIPGIMEGTGTPDYAKCVDISTQAALKQMILPGLITIITPIIIGLLFGAEPLGGYMAGVCVSGVMWAIFQNNAGGAWDNAKKSFEAGVEIDGEMTYKGSDAHKAAVTGDTVGDPFKDTSGPSMNILIKLTCLVGLVIAPILGGHTSESHATNEIKKEIKVEMKSPDGEMATAVVTTTKTENGETVSETETIEGTVEEVKQKVEETTDKNATVEVKKVIKKIEEKAEKKE; translated from the coding sequence ATGGAACAAAACATAATGTATGTGCCAATTATTTTGGCACTATTAGGACTTGTTTTTATGTATGTAAAAATGGTCTGGGTAAAAAAACAAGATGCTGGAAATGACAAAATGCAATCCATTTCAAAAAGTATCAAAGAAGGAGCTCTTGCTTTTTTATCTGCTGAATATCGATTACTACTTATTTTCGCTATCATTGCCTCGGTAGCACTCTTCATAATATCATATATAGTTCCTACCACACACTGGATGATTGTTCCAGCTTTTATTATTGGAGCTATTTTTTCTGCCTTAGCGGGAAATATCGGAATGCGTATTGCAACTGATGCAAATGCTCGTACTGCAGAAGCGGCTAAAACAAGTTTACCAAAAGCTTTGCAAGTATCTTTCGGTGGAGGAACCGTAATGGGACTTGGAGTAGCGGGATTAGCCGTTTTAGGTTTGAGTTTATTCTTTATGTTCTTTGTTAATATGTTTATTACCGGAGAAGGAAGTTTTTACAATGAAATGACCATTGCTTTAGAAGCTTTAGCAGGGTTCTCTTTAGGTGCTGAATCTATTGCTTTATTTGCACGTGTGGGAGGTGGAATTTACACCAAAGCTGCCGATGTAGGTGCAGATTTAGTTGGTAAGGTAGAAGCAGGAATTCCAGAAGATGACCCTCGTAATCCAGCTACGATTGCTGACAACGTAGGTGATAACGTAGGAGATGTTGCTGGTATGGGAGCCGATTTATTCGGATCGTATGTAGCAACAGTATTAGCTGCCATGGTTTTAGGAAACTATTTAATTAGAGACATGTCTGCTAACGGAGCATTTACAGATGCATTTAGCAATATGGGGCCTATCTTATTACCACTAGTAATTGCTGGTGTGGGAGTACTTGCTTCAATATTAGGAACCTTCTTAGTAAAAATTAAAGATAATACGGCTAAAGAGGCGCAAGTTCAGTCGGCATTAGATTTAGGAAATTGGGTATCGATTGGATTGACATTAATAGCGAGTTTCTTCTTAATTAAATGGATGTTACCAGAAACCATGCAAATGAGTTTCTTTGGAGAAGGTTTAAGAGACGTTTCTTCAATGAATGTATTCTATGCAGCATGTATTGGTTTAGCAGTAGGAGCGTTAATTTCTATTGTAACTGCTTACTATACAAGTTTAGGTAAAAAACCAGTATTAGATATTGTACAAAACAGTTCTACAGGAGCTGCTACAAATATTATTGCAGGATTAGCTGTAGGAATGAAATCTACTTTCTTATCAGTTATTTTATTTGCTGCAGCTATTTACGGATCATATGCGTTGGCAGGGTTCTACGGAGTAGCTTTAGCGGCTTCTGCAATGATGGCAACTACCGCAATGCAATTAGCCATTGATGCTTTCGGACCAATAGCCGATAACGCAGGGGGAGTTGCTGAAATGAGTGAATTAGAAGACCACGTACGTGAGCGTACTGACATTTTAGATTCTGTAGGAAATACGACAGCTGCCGTTGGAAAAGGGTTTGCTATTGCTTCTGCAGCTTTAACAGCTTTAGCATTGTTTGCTGCTTATGTAACTTTTACAGGAATTGACGGTATTAATATTTTTAAAGCCGATGTATTAGCCATGTTATTTGTTGGAGGAATGATTCCAGTAATCTTCTCTGCATTGGCAATGGAATCTGTGGGAAAAGCAGCTATGGAAATGGTACAAGAGGTGCGTAGACAGTTTAGAGAAATTCCAGGGATTATGGAAGGAACTGGAACACCAGATTATGCGAAGTGTGTAGACATTTCTACTCAGGCAGCTTTAAAACAGATGATTTTACCAGGTTTAATAACTATTATTACACCAATTATTATCGGATTGTTATTTGGAGCTGAACCATTAGGTGGATATATGGCAGGAGTTTGTGTATCTGGTGTAATGTGGGCTATTTTCCAAAACAACGCAGGTGGTGCATGGGACAATGCTAAAAAATCGTTTGAAGCAGGTGTAGAAATTGATGGAGAAATGACGTATAAAGGTTCTGATGCTCATAAAGCAGCCGTTACAGGTGATACTGTAGGAGATCCTTTTAAAGATACTTCTGGACCCTCTATGAACATCTTAATTAAATTAACTTGTTTAGTTGGATTGGTCATTGCTCCTATTTTAGGAGGACATACTTCTGAAAGCCACGCTACCAATGAAATTAAAAAAGAGATTAAAGTAGAAATGAAATCTCCAGATGGTGAAATGGCAACTGCTGTGGTAACGACCACTAAAACCGAAAATGGTGAAACCGTTTCTGAAACGGAAACTATTGAAGGTACTGTAGAAGAGGTAAAACAAAAAGTAGAAGAAACTACAGATAAGAACGCTACAGTAGAAGTAAAAAAAGTAATCAAAAAGATAGAAGAGAAAGCAGAGAAAAAAGAATAG
- a CDS encoding biotin-dependent carboxyltransferase family protein has translation MIKVLNPGIYSTIQDNGRKDYRKIGVPVSGAMDTYSAQLANHLLHNDEVAALIELTFGGCKLEFLTDTLICITGADFSPKLNDTRIQLNSVQKVAKGSVVSFGKRNYGVRTYIGVLGGIQTEQFLNSRSFYKGITPDFILHKGDVLPIATVNSNLQQSFAKVKVNESHFSSEDIQCFKGPEFDLLSPEQVTLLQETSFSISQDNSRMGYRLNEAIPNTFNSMLTSGVLPGTVQLTPSGKLIVLMRDCQVTGGYPRVLQLSEHAINILAQKTTGDRLRFVFE, from the coding sequence ATGATTAAAGTACTGAATCCAGGGATTTATAGCACCATACAAGATAACGGTAGAAAAGATTATCGGAAAATAGGAGTTCCTGTATCAGGAGCAATGGATACTTACTCGGCACAATTAGCAAACCATTTGTTGCATAATGATGAAGTAGCAGCATTGATTGAACTTACTTTTGGAGGATGTAAACTAGAATTTTTAACAGATACATTAATATGTATTACTGGTGCAGATTTTTCTCCTAAACTTAATGATACGCGCATCCAATTAAATTCAGTGCAAAAAGTAGCCAAAGGAAGTGTAGTATCTTTTGGAAAAAGAAATTATGGTGTACGCACGTATATTGGTGTTTTAGGAGGAATACAAACCGAACAATTTTTAAATAGCCGCAGTTTTTACAAAGGAATCACACCCGATTTTATCCTGCATAAAGGAGATGTATTACCTATTGCTACTGTAAATAGTAATTTACAACAAAGTTTTGCAAAGGTGAAAGTGAATGAGTCACATTTTTCTTCAGAAGATATTCAGTGCTTTAAAGGACCTGAATTCGACTTACTATCTCCTGAGCAAGTTACACTGCTACAAGAAACTTCGTTTAGTATTTCTCAAGACAATAGTCGTATGGGCTACCGATTAAATGAAGCAATACCCAATACTTTTAACTCAATGCTTACTTCTGGAGTGCTCCCAGGCACAGTACAACTTACACCTTCTGGAAAATTAATTGTGTTAATGCGCGACTGTCAGGTTACAGGAGGCTATCCTCGAGTACTACAACTTTCTGAACATGCTATCAATATCCTAGCCCAAAAAACTACAGGGGATAGGTTGAGGTTTGTGTTTGAATAA
- the pxpA gene encoding 5-oxoprolinase subunit PxpA, protein MYSKHRIDINCDVGEGVGNEKLLMPYISSCNIACGAHAGSITVMDEVIGLAVEYNVKIGAHPSFPDRENFGRMEMDIAPETLQKSIEEQILLLKERADFQGVSLHHIKPHGALYNLIAKDKETAQLMIRAVQNTCPNLFLYVPYNSIIAEEALKSNLSIQYEAFADRNYNEDLTLVSRSQENALITNKEAVFSHVKRMIVAQQVQTVGGVKYITADTICVHGDTENAIELVAYIHAKLEENEITIA, encoded by the coding sequence ATGTATTCTAAACATCGCATAGATATCAATTGTGACGTAGGGGAAGGAGTAGGAAATGAAAAATTACTAATGCCCTATATTTCTTCGTGTAATATTGCTTGCGGAGCTCATGCTGGAAGTATTACTGTGATGGATGAAGTGATTGGTTTGGCAGTAGAGTATAACGTAAAAATAGGAGCTCATCCCTCTTTTCCAGATAGAGAAAACTTTGGAAGAATGGAAATGGATATTGCTCCAGAAACGTTGCAAAAAAGTATCGAAGAGCAAATACTGTTACTAAAAGAAAGAGCCGATTTTCAAGGGGTAAGCTTACATCATATAAAACCACATGGAGCTTTGTATAATTTGATAGCAAAAGACAAAGAGACAGCACAATTGATGATACGAGCTGTTCAAAATACTTGTCCGAATCTTTTTTTATATGTGCCTTATAACTCTATAATCGCTGAAGAAGCTTTGAAGAGTAATTTATCAATACAATACGAAGCTTTTGCCGATAGAAATTACAATGAAGACTTAACCTTAGTGTCTAGAAGTCAAGAAAATGCACTTATAACCAATAAAGAAGCTGTGTTTTCTCATGTTAAAAGAATGATTGTAGCACAACAAGTGCAAACGGTTGGAGGAGTTAAGTATATTACGGCGGATACGATTTGTGTACATGGAGATACCGAGAACGCGATAGAATTGGTGGCTTATATTCATGCAAAACTAGAAGAAAACGAGATAACCATTGCTTAA
- a CDS encoding DUF5686 family protein, whose amino-acid sequence MKLRITLLLLILTTSIRAQLTLQGRIVDEFNNPLPFVNVVMKKTIHGTTTDDDGKFYLKTKKYRGTLEISFIGFQTQTFSVSENTKFLNIVLKEESNQLDEVVVVTRPKKRLKKKENPAYRILKEIWKRKRKNGLELVDHYQYKKHKSIEIGLNNLDTVFLKRIFKKEYEQAIKEVKYDEDGVNYYIPIYINEEVSKIYGNNISKEVRTDIEAEKSEGLGAQGFIFDRMAMTFQNIDVFKNNITLLQRSFVSPLSSDGFATYDYVLYDSITNNDKKLYNIYFFPIREGDLAFEGNFWVADKNFSIKKIKMKVRKEINLNFVRGLSFEKEYEVQNDSIYLPTRNAYDGDFTFIDKSETNKGLTIKKTITFKDYVLNKPLADNFYKDEVVKIRPDQFEKDSTYWASTDSEETKSTYQLIEKVKKKKQIKNLTGVINTVSSGYINTKVGVQFGPFWTAFAQNEIEGFRTRLGFRTFKTKDDRFRLNGHVAYGFKDKKAKYGLEGRYLLSYKPRIAVGLAHQNDIEQLGSVLFNTTQLLGNSFGTSALFTRGNNRFLSKVNKVATNVDLQIKNNLHVGINLTRSDITSADPNLFSINYLDGNGNIRDRVVDVSSDVYISFTPGRFVYGYGVERRFGRNIFPTLILNYKKGHSGILDGTHDYHKLQFQYNQPLLLGKFGVLDATFEAGKTFGTVPLSLLNPVPANQSFSLVRNTFSLLNFYDFVTDTYTATHLEHHFNGFFLNRIPLIKKLKLRSLVTFRAAYGTISDSNRAINQSDINYNTPEKLYYEYGFGIENIGYGNLRFLRIDAIWRSDYSLPVGSTIAPTPKFAIRIGIKPGL is encoded by the coding sequence ATGAAACTCAGAATAACCCTACTACTATTAATCCTAACTACCTCTATTAGAGCGCAGTTAACTTTACAAGGAAGAATTGTTGATGAATTTAACAATCCTTTACCTTTTGTTAATGTAGTAATGAAAAAGACCATTCATGGAACTACCACAGATGATGATGGTAAGTTTTATTTAAAAACTAAAAAGTACAGAGGTACTTTAGAAATTTCTTTTATTGGATTTCAAACACAAACATTTAGCGTTAGTGAAAACACAAAGTTCTTAAACATTGTATTAAAAGAAGAAAGCAATCAATTAGATGAAGTAGTAGTGGTTACAAGACCTAAAAAAAGGTTGAAAAAGAAAGAAAATCCGGCTTATAGAATTTTAAAAGAAATATGGAAACGAAAAAGGAAAAACGGATTAGAATTAGTTGATCACTATCAATACAAAAAACACAAGTCTATTGAAATAGGACTTAACAATTTAGACACAGTTTTTTTAAAAAGGATTTTCAAAAAGGAATACGAACAGGCGATCAAAGAAGTTAAATACGATGAAGATGGTGTTAACTACTACATCCCTATATATATTAACGAAGAGGTTTCAAAAATATATGGTAACAATATCTCCAAAGAAGTTAGAACAGATATTGAAGCTGAAAAATCTGAAGGGTTAGGCGCCCAAGGTTTTATTTTTGATAGAATGGCCATGACTTTTCAAAACATCGATGTTTTTAAAAACAACATTACCTTACTTCAACGATCTTTTGTAAGTCCGCTTTCTTCTGACGGTTTTGCTACTTATGACTATGTTTTATACGATAGTATTACCAATAATGATAAAAAACTTTACAACATTTACTTTTTTCCTATTAGAGAAGGAGACTTAGCTTTTGAAGGTAATTTTTGGGTAGCAGATAAAAATTTCTCTATCAAAAAAATCAAAATGAAAGTACGTAAAGAAATCAATTTGAATTTTGTGAGAGGTCTTTCTTTTGAAAAAGAGTATGAAGTTCAAAATGACTCTATTTATCTTCCTACGAGAAATGCTTATGATGGTGATTTTACTTTTATTGATAAAAGTGAAACCAATAAAGGGTTAACCATCAAAAAAACGATCACGTTTAAAGATTACGTTTTAAACAAACCTTTAGCAGATAACTTTTACAAAGACGAAGTTGTTAAGATTAGACCTGATCAGTTTGAAAAGGATAGCACTTATTGGGCTTCTACCGATTCTGAAGAAACAAAATCTACATACCAACTTATTGAAAAGGTTAAAAAGAAAAAACAAATCAAAAATCTAACTGGGGTTATCAATACAGTATCTAGTGGATATATAAACACAAAAGTTGGTGTGCAATTTGGTCCTTTTTGGACTGCCTTTGCTCAAAACGAAATTGAAGGTTTCAGAACACGTCTTGGGTTTAGAACATTCAAAACAAAAGACGATAGGTTTAGACTAAATGGTCATGTTGCTTATGGTTTTAAAGATAAAAAAGCTAAATATGGCCTTGAAGGAAGGTACCTTCTTTCCTATAAACCACGAATAGCAGTTGGTTTAGCACACCAAAATGATATTGAACAATTGGGAAGTGTCCTTTTTAACACAACACAACTTTTAGGAAATAGTTTTGGTACTTCAGCATTATTTACTCGTGGTAACAACCGTTTTCTTTCTAAAGTTAACAAGGTAGCCACCAATGTTGATTTACAAATTAAAAACAACCTTCATGTTGGTATTAATTTAACGCGATCTGACATTACCTCAGCTGATCCAAATTTATTCTCTATCAATTATCTAGATGGTAATGGAAATATTCGAGATAGAGTTGTAGACGTTTCCTCAGATGTATATATTTCTTTTACTCCAGGAAGATTTGTATATGGTTATGGTGTAGAAAGACGCTTCGGAAGAAATATTTTTCCAACATTGATCTTAAACTATAAAAAAGGGCATAGCGGAATTTTAGATGGTACTCACGACTATCATAAACTTCAATTTCAATACAACCAACCTTTACTACTAGGTAAATTTGGTGTTTTAGATGCTACGTTTGAAGCTGGTAAAACCTTTGGAACGGTACCTTTAAGTTTACTAAATCCAGTACCTGCCAACCAGTCTTTTTCTTTAGTTAGAAATACCTTTAGTTTGTTAAACTTCTACGATTTTGTAACAGATACTTATACAGCAACGCACTTAGAGCATCACTTTAACGGATTCTTTTTAAACAGAATCCCGTTAATCAAGAAATTAAAACTAAGAAGTTTAGTTACGTTTAGAGCAGCCTATGGTACAATATCAGATAGTAATCGAGCTATAAATCAATCTGACATTAACTATAATACACCAGAAAAACTGTATTATGAATATGGGTTTGGAATTGAAAATATTGGTTATGGAAACCTACGTTTTTTGAGAATTGATGCCATTTGGAGATCTGATTATTCTTTACCTGTTGGTTCTACAATAGCGCCAACACCTAAGTTTGCTATTCGAATAGGTATTAAACCAGGTTTATAA
- a CDS encoding electron transfer flavoprotein subunit beta/FixA family protein, with amino-acid sequence MKILVCISHVPDTTSKINFTDNDTKFDTNGVQFVINPYDEFVLTRAMWFKEKQGASVTVVNVGGAETEPTLRKALAIGADNAIRVNTNPTDGMLVAKELAAVVKDGGFDLVLAGKESADYNGQMVPGMLASLLDFNFVNACVGMEVEGTNVTLDREIDGGEEKLSSSLPMVVAGQKGIVEEKDLRIPNMRGIMMARKKPLNVVEASGAASASSTQNFEKPAAKGAVKLVDNVDDLINLLHNEAKAI; translated from the coding sequence ATGAAAATATTAGTTTGTATCAGTCACGTGCCTGATACCACTTCAAAAATTAATTTTACAGATAATGATACTAAGTTTGATACAAACGGAGTGCAGTTTGTAATTAATCCTTATGACGAGTTTGTATTAACGAGAGCAATGTGGTTTAAAGAAAAGCAAGGAGCTTCAGTAACAGTAGTAAATGTAGGAGGAGCTGAAACAGAACCAACTTTGCGTAAGGCATTGGCAATTGGAGCAGATAATGCAATTCGAGTAAATACAAATCCAACAGACGGAATGTTAGTAGCGAAAGAATTAGCAGCAGTTGTTAAAGATGGAGGGTTTGATTTAGTATTGGCAGGAAAAGAATCTGCAGATTATAATGGTCAAATGGTTCCAGGAATGTTAGCTTCATTATTAGATTTCAACTTTGTGAATGCTTGTGTTGGAATGGAAGTTGAAGGAACGAATGTAACTTTAGATAGAGAAATTGATGGTGGTGAAGAAAAATTATCTTCTTCTTTACCAATGGTAGTAGCAGGTCAAAAAGGAATCGTAGAAGAAAAAGATTTACGTATTCCTAACATGCGTGGAATTATGATGGCTCGTAAGAAGCCATTGAATGTTGTTGAAGCTTCAGGAGCTGCATCTGCATCGTCAACTCAAAATTTTGAGAAGCCTGCAGCAAAAGGAGCTGTTAAGTTAGTTGATAATGTTGATGATTTAATCAACTTATTACATAACGAAGCAAAAGCAATTTAA
- a CDS encoding pyruvate dehydrogenase complex E1 component subunit beta, which translates to MKTVQFREAICEAMSEEMRRDESIYLMGEEVAEYNGAYKASKGMLDEFGAKRVIDTPIAELGFGGIAVGSAMNGNRPIVEYMTFNFSLVGIDQIINNAAKIRQMSGGQFNCPIVFRGPTASAGQLAATHSQAFESWYANCPGLKVIVPSNPYDAKGLLKAAIRDDDPVIFMESEQMYGDKMEIPEGEYIIPIGVADIKREGSDVTVVSFGKIIKEAYKAADELAKEGISIEVIDLRTVRPMDHKTILESVKKTNRLVILEEAWPFGSVSSEITFRVQDEAFDYLDAPIKRITTSDTPAPYSPALLEKWLPNANDVIQAVKDVMYIK; encoded by the coding sequence ATGAAAACAGTACAATTTAGAGAAGCTATCTGCGAAGCGATGAGCGAAGAAATGCGCAGAGATGAAAGCATATATTTAATGGGAGAAGAAGTTGCCGAATACAACGGTGCTTATAAGGCTTCAAAAGGAATGTTAGATGAGTTTGGTGCGAAACGAGTTATAGATACCCCTATTGCTGAATTAGGTTTTGGTGGTATTGCGGTTGGTTCTGCGATGAATGGTAACAGACCTATTGTTGAATATATGACCTTTAATTTCTCTTTAGTTGGTATTGACCAAATTATAAACAACGCGGCAAAAATCCGTCAAATGAGTGGTGGACAGTTTAATTGCCCAATCGTTTTTAGAGGTCCTACTGCTTCTGCTGGTCAATTAGCGGCAACGCACTCACAAGCTTTTGAAAGCTGGTATGCTAACTGTCCAGGATTAAAAGTGATTGTTCCTTCCAATCCATATGACGCAAAAGGATTATTAAAAGCTGCTATTAGAGATGACGATCCGGTTATTTTCATGGAGTCTGAGCAAATGTATGGTGATAAGATGGAAATTCCTGAAGGAGAATACATCATCCCAATCGGTGTAGCAGATATTAAAAGAGAAGGTTCAGATGTTACTGTAGTTTCTTTCGGAAAAATCATCAAAGAAGCTTATAAAGCAGCTGATGAACTAGCGAAAGAAGGTATTTCTATTGAAGTAATCGATTTACGTACAGTTAGACCAATGGATCATAAAACAATTTTAGAATCTGTTAAGAAAACTAATCGTTTAGTAATCTTAGAAGAAGCTTGGCCATTTGGAAGTGTTTCTTCTGAAATTACATTTAGAGTACAAGATGAAGCATTTGATTATTTAGATGCACCTATTAAAAGAATTACAACATCTGATACTCCAGCACCATATTCTCCTGCATTGTTAGAGAAATGGTTACCAAACGCCAATGACGTAATACAAGCTGTTAAAGATGTTATGTACATCAAATAA
- a CDS encoding inorganic diphosphatase, whose protein sequence is MTAKERKVVDVLIEIPKGSRNKYEYDFDLKKIRFDRMLFSSMMYPGDYGFIPETLALDGDPLDVLVLGAEPTFPMCVMEVKPIGVFHMADEKGPDEKIVCVPVSDPIWNKYNDLSDLNPHRQQEITHFFQVYKDLEKKKVDIGDWGDANEAYDILQKCLDRYEASEHKKTGAFAI, encoded by the coding sequence ATGACTGCAAAAGAAAGAAAAGTAGTAGATGTTTTAATTGAAATTCCAAAAGGAAGTAGAAACAAATACGAATATGATTTCGATTTAAAGAAAATACGTTTCGACAGAATGTTATTTTCTTCTATGATGTATCCTGGTGATTACGGATTTATCCCAGAAACATTGGCATTAGACGGTGACCCGTTAGATGTTTTAGTATTAGGAGCTGAGCCAACATTTCCAATGTGTGTAATGGAAGTAAAGCCAATTGGTGTATTCCACATGGCAGATGAAAAAGGTCCAGACGAAAAGATCGTATGTGTACCAGTATCTGATCCAATTTGGAACAAATACAACGATTTATCTGACTTAAATCCACACCGTCAACAAGAAATCACTCACTTCTTCCAAGTTTATAAAGATTTAGAGAAGAAAAAAGTAGATATTGGAGATTGGGGAGATGCTAATGAAGCATACGACATCTTACAAAAATGTTTAGATCGTTACGAAGCTAGCGAACACAAAAAGACAGGAGCGTTTGCAATCTAA